From Klebsiella electrica, the proteins below share one genomic window:
- the tnpC gene encoding IS66 family transposase — MNNTLPDDIEQLKALLIAQQAVIVRLSGEITGYAREIDSLRALVAKLQRMLFGRSSEKNREKIEKKIAQAEKRITELQNRLGEAQSQLTSMAGDTGSKTSDTPARKALPVTLPRDRRVISPAETECPVCSGKLKPLGESISEQLDIINTAFRVIETVRPKLACSRCDCIVQAPLPPKPIERSYASPALLARIIMAKFAEHLPLYRQSEIYARQGVELSRNTMGRWVDIMGEQLRPLYDELNHYVLMPGKVHADDTPVSVLEPGQGKTRTGRLWVYVRDDRNAGSTMPAAVWFSYSPDRKGIHPQQHLADYSGILQADAYAGYNALYESGRVTEAACMAHARRKLHDVHVRHPTAVTAEALNRIGALYAIESEIRGSPAEERLTARKARSVPLMQSLYDWIQQQMGTLSRHSDTAKAFAYLLKQWDALNEYCRNGWVEIDNNLCENALRVVALGRRNYMFFGSDSGGDSAAVMYSLLGSCKLNGIEPEAWLHHVISVINTWPANRVKDLLPWNVTLSVN; from the coding sequence ATGAACAACACACTCCCCGACGACATCGAGCAACTGAAGGCCCTGCTGATCGCACAGCAGGCGGTTATCGTCCGTCTGTCCGGTGAAATAACCGGCTATGCCCGCGAGATCGACTCACTCAGGGCGCTGGTCGCTAAACTGCAGAGAATGTTGTTCGGCCGCAGCAGCGAGAAAAACCGCGAGAAGATAGAAAAGAAGATCGCGCAGGCAGAAAAGCGCATAACCGAGCTCCAGAACAGGCTTGGCGAGGCGCAGTCGCAACTCACCTCAATGGCCGGAGATACGGGATCAAAAACATCAGACACTCCCGCCCGCAAAGCGCTTCCGGTAACACTCCCCCGTGACAGGCGGGTTATCTCCCCGGCAGAAACCGAATGCCCGGTCTGCAGCGGCAAACTAAAACCGCTGGGGGAAAGCATCTCTGAACAGCTGGATATCATCAACACTGCGTTCAGGGTAATCGAAACGGTCCGCCCAAAACTGGCCTGCAGTCGGTGCGACTGCATCGTGCAGGCACCACTGCCACCAAAACCCATCGAGCGCAGTTACGCCAGTCCGGCTCTGCTGGCACGCATTATCATGGCGAAGTTCGCTGAACACCTGCCGCTGTATCGTCAGTCGGAAATCTACGCCCGGCAGGGCGTGGAGCTGAGCCGCAATACGATGGGGCGCTGGGTTGACATTATGGGAGAACAACTTCGTCCGCTGTATGATGAACTGAACCACTATGTGCTGATGCCGGGTAAAGTGCATGCAGACGACACGCCGGTGAGTGTACTGGAGCCTGGTCAGGGTAAAACCCGTACCGGGCGGCTGTGGGTCTATGTTCGTGACGATCGTAACGCCGGCTCAACCATGCCGGCTGCCGTGTGGTTCTCCTACTCTCCCGACCGCAAAGGTATCCATCCACAGCAACATCTGGCGGACTACAGTGGTATCCTGCAGGCCGATGCCTACGCGGGTTACAACGCTCTTTATGAAAGCGGGCGGGTAACCGAAGCGGCCTGTATGGCACATGCCCGACGCAAGCTCCACGATGTTCACGTTCGCCATCCAACGGCGGTAACAGCAGAGGCGCTGAACCGTATCGGGGCGCTGTACGCCATCGAATCGGAGATCCGCGGTAGTCCGGCAGAAGAGCGACTGACAGCCAGGAAAGCCAGAAGTGTTCCGCTGATGCAGTCGCTGTACGACTGGATACAACAGCAGATGGGCACGCTGTCGCGTCACTCAGATACGGCGAAAGCGTTCGCATACCTGCTGAAACAATGGGATGCACTGAACGAATACTGCCGCAATGGCTGGGTGGAGATCGACAATAATCTGTGCGAAAACGCACTTCGAGTGGTGGCGCTGGGACGGCGTAACTACATGTTCTTCGGCTCTGATAGTGGTGGTGACAGTGCGGCAGTGATGTACAGCCTGCTCGGAAGCTGCAAACTCAACGGCATCGAGCCGGAGGCCTGGCTGCACCACGTGATCAGTGTCATCAATACCTGGCCTGCCAACCGCGTGAAAGATCTGTTGCCCTGGAACGTCACCCTCTCTGTAAACTAA
- a CDS encoding LutC/YkgG family protein, with protein sequence MENRDAFLQKLAGKLSREPRLVPEPLPFNGQPPLKSRVAGHIQQHPCESFVEYATKVMQAHCEVAPLATVPLVAERLCQHYGGGPLLISGDARLKGTGITTHLQDKFQTTYWEPSDKEDNLRKASEANIGVVYARYGLCETGGVVLFSSALQGRAISLLPTTTIFVLYKSRLLPGVTQLAQALRNHVQSGEALPSCINLIAGPSSTADIELIKVVGVHGPLNAVYLIVEDC encoded by the coding sequence ATGGAAAACCGTGATGCTTTTCTGCAAAAACTGGCCGGGAAACTGAGTCGTGAACCGCGCCTGGTTCCTGAACCGCTCCCGTTTAACGGACAGCCTCCGCTTAAAAGCCGGGTTGCCGGACACATTCAGCAGCATCCCTGCGAAAGTTTTGTCGAATACGCAACAAAAGTGATGCAAGCCCACTGTGAAGTGGCCCCGCTGGCGACCGTTCCCCTGGTGGCTGAACGCCTGTGCCAACATTATGGCGGCGGTCCGTTACTGATTAGCGGCGATGCGCGACTCAAAGGCACCGGTATCACGACTCATCTGCAGGATAAATTTCAGACAACGTACTGGGAGCCGTCAGACAAGGAAGATAACCTGCGTAAAGCTTCAGAGGCCAACATCGGTGTGGTCTATGCCAGGTATGGTCTGTGTGAAACTGGCGGTGTAGTGCTCTTTTCCTCGGCTTTACAGGGTCGGGCTATTAGCCTGCTCCCGACGACAACGATATTTGTCCTGTATAAAAGTCGGTTACTGCCGGGTGTGACGCAACTGGCTCAGGCTTTACGCAATCATGTGCAATCAGGAGAGGCATTACCATCCTGTATTAATCTTATTGCCGGGCCAAGTTCGACAGCAGATATCGAGTTGATTAAGGTTGTCGGCGTGCACGGACCGTTAAATGCTGTCTATCTTATCGTTGAAGATTGTTGA
- a CDS encoding LutB/LldF family L-lactate oxidation iron-sulfur protein, producing MSLKTSNVPFYERIQHQIDDSVMRIAVANAQDRIGHNRQIVIDELEHWDDWRSRAADIRAHVLNNLDAYLYQLSEKIAANGGKVFFADTREDATRYILQIAKEKQARKVVKSKSMVTEEIGMNVVLEAAGIEVIETDLGEYILQLAKDAPSHVVVPAIHRDRHQIQRILQEKMGYEGPETPEAMTQFIRQKIRADFLSADIGITGCNFAVAETGTVSLVSNEGNARLCTTVPKTHIAVMGMERIVPTFNELDTILTMLARSAVGARLTGYNTWLTGPKNSMESDGPEEFHLVIIDNGRSQILGSPFQDILRCIRCGACMNTCPAYRHIGGHGYGSIYPGPVGAVLTPLLGGYEDFKNLPYACSLCTACDDVCPVRIPLSSLILQHRRTLAESGMTPSMERGTVKLFNYANRHHGLWKIGMVAGARTAKMMIRNGKLPINISAIGKWSEARDLPDADGESFRSWFKKHQRQSKKGEKA from the coding sequence ATGTCTCTTAAAACCAGCAATGTCCCCTTCTACGAGCGGATACAACATCAAATTGACGATTCTGTTATGCGTATTGCCGTCGCCAATGCGCAGGATCGCATTGGCCATAATCGGCAAATCGTGATTGATGAACTGGAACACTGGGATGACTGGCGCTCCCGTGCCGCTGACATTCGGGCTCATGTTCTCAATAACCTTGATGCGTATCTTTATCAACTCAGCGAAAAGATCGCCGCTAACGGCGGTAAAGTGTTTTTCGCCGATACGCGAGAAGATGCGACCCGCTATATTTTGCAGATTGCCAAAGAGAAACAGGCCCGCAAAGTCGTCAAATCCAAGTCGATGGTGACCGAAGAAATCGGCATGAATGTCGTGCTGGAGGCCGCCGGTATTGAGGTTATCGAAACAGATCTCGGTGAATATATTCTGCAACTGGCCAAAGACGCGCCCTCCCATGTCGTTGTGCCTGCCATCCACAGGGATCGCCATCAGATCCAGCGCATTTTGCAGGAAAAAATGGGCTACGAGGGCCCCGAAACGCCAGAAGCGATGACCCAGTTTATTCGTCAGAAGATCCGCGCCGACTTCCTCAGTGCGGATATTGGCATCACTGGCTGTAACTTTGCTGTCGCGGAGACCGGGACGGTCAGCCTGGTGAGTAATGAAGGCAACGCCCGTCTTTGTACTACCGTACCCAAAACACATATTGCCGTTATGGGTATGGAACGTATCGTGCCCACATTCAATGAACTGGATACCATACTGACCATGCTGGCGCGTAGCGCTGTCGGTGCGCGCCTCACCGGTTATAACACCTGGCTGACAGGCCCCAAAAACAGCATGGAGAGCGACGGACCGGAAGAATTCCATCTGGTGATCATCGATAACGGTCGGTCACAGATACTGGGATCGCCCTTCCAGGACATTTTGCGGTGTATTCGCTGCGGTGCCTGCATGAATACCTGCCCGGCTTACCGTCATATCGGTGGCCACGGATACGGGTCAATTTACCCCGGCCCGGTTGGCGCCGTCCTGACACCCCTACTCGGTGGCTACGAGGACTTCAAAAACCTGCCATATGCCTGCTCGCTGTGCACCGCCTGCGATGATGTCTGCCCAGTACGTATCCCCCTGTCATCACTGATCCTTCAGCACCGGCGCACACTGGCTGAAAGCGGGATGACCCCCTCAATGGAAAGGGGCACGGTTAAGCTCTTCAACTATGCCAACCGTCATCACGGATTGTGGAAGATCGGTATGGTGGCGGGTGCACGCACAGCGAAGATGATGATCCGTAACGGTAAGTTGCCTATAAATATCTCTGCCATCGGTAAATGGAGTGAAGCACGGGATCTGCCTGACGCTGACGGTGAAAGCTTCCGCAGCTGGTTTAAAAAACATCAACGACAGAGCAAAAAAGGAGAAAAGGCATAA
- a CDS encoding (Fe-S)-binding protein, with amino-acid sequence MNVNFFVTCIGDAIKSRMSRNSVLLLEQLGCNITFPEKQSCCGQPAINSGYINDAVPGMKAQIVAFEENDYPIVSPAGSCMNAIRHYPDWLVNEPEWALRAAKVASRMVDLTSFIVHQLGVTDVGARLPGRAVYHPSCSLFRKLGVRDEPMMLLREVRDLEIIPFNAQETCCGFGGTFSVKMAEISGEMVKEKVAHIMDARPDYLIGADASCLLNIGGRLQREDYNVQVLHIADVLMSR; translated from the coding sequence ATGAACGTTAATTTTTTTGTTACCTGCATCGGCGACGCGATCAAATCGCGTATGTCCCGAAATAGTGTGCTATTGCTTGAACAACTCGGCTGTAACATTACATTTCCCGAAAAACAGAGTTGCTGCGGGCAACCCGCGATCAACAGCGGCTATATCAACGATGCCGTGCCCGGTATGAAAGCACAAATCGTGGCGTTTGAAGAGAATGACTATCCGATTGTCTCACCTGCGGGCTCCTGCATGAATGCCATTCGCCATTATCCTGACTGGCTGGTTAATGAACCAGAATGGGCACTACGCGCCGCAAAAGTGGCCAGCAGAATGGTTGATCTGACCTCATTTATCGTTCACCAGCTTGGCGTGACGGACGTGGGTGCCCGTCTACCAGGCCGTGCCGTCTACCACCCTTCGTGCAGCCTGTTTCGCAAACTGGGTGTACGTGATGAACCAATGATGCTGCTGCGCGAAGTCCGGGACCTGGAGATTATCCCCTTCAATGCCCAGGAAACCTGCTGCGGTTTTGGTGGCACCTTTTCCGTCAAAATGGCGGAGATCTCCGGTGAGATGGTGAAGGAAAAGGTCGCACACATCATGGATGCCCGTCCCGATTATTTGATCGGCGCGGATGCCAGTTGTTTACTCAATATCGGTGGACGTCTGCAACGCGAAGACTACAACGTCCAGGTACTCCATATCGCTGATGTTCTGATGAGCCGATAA
- a CDS encoding helix-turn-helix domain-containing protein, translated as MDQHQHPFAEFLYAREGNMRVEIEGKTMIVPALYGVWIPPHIPHRILASSNVLLESLYVEADFAAIEHSGSKVVVVSDFVREFIHYATAHVPEMYEPEGEEAQLVQVLVTLLRRLPDAGLSVPWPQSPLLMKVCQKIQKTPGEAHSIEEWASRSGMSVRTFTRHFKTETGLAFSEWKKRVRMLEAVVMLKRNRSVTQVALELGYATPASFTFAFRGMFGVPPTRY; from the coding sequence GTGGATCAACATCAGCATCCTTTTGCCGAATTTCTGTATGCGCGGGAAGGGAATATGCGTGTAGAGATTGAAGGTAAGACGATGATTGTTCCTGCCCTTTACGGCGTGTGGATCCCACCCCATATACCGCATCGTATTCTTGCCAGTAGCAACGTGTTGCTGGAAAGCCTGTATGTGGAAGCGGATTTTGCCGCCATTGAACACAGTGGCAGTAAAGTGGTGGTCGTGAGTGATTTTGTGCGCGAATTTATTCACTACGCCACGGCACATGTGCCTGAAATGTATGAGCCCGAAGGTGAAGAGGCACAACTGGTCCAGGTGCTGGTGACCTTACTAAGGCGATTACCGGATGCCGGGTTGTCGGTCCCCTGGCCGCAGTCGCCTTTGCTGATGAAGGTGTGTCAGAAAATACAAAAAACACCGGGCGAGGCGCACAGTATTGAAGAGTGGGCATCCAGAAGTGGTATGTCAGTACGGACCTTCACACGTCACTTCAAAACGGAAACCGGTCTGGCATTCAGCGAATGGAAAAAACGGGTGCGAATGCTGGAGGCGGTGGTGATGTTAAAACGCAATCGCAGTGTGACTCAGGTTGCGCTTGAGCTTGGCTACGCAACTCCTGCCTCGTTTACCTTCGCGTTTCGCGGGATGTTTGGCGTACCGCCAACACGCTATTAA
- a CDS encoding radical SAM protein, with translation MASHWLVTLSLTSRFVWKRLLDNKMKFNALTKRALPIALDTILSHVDESGLEKIFRLGARMTEDSKAELIQLANMCRDRDPMVKGWMGILRSLNPRARKKLITNLIFNHVVSGAELRDMAGEKYSTHIPFLVLISPTYECNLECKGCYSALYGNRFHYTEEEIFDLIQQFYDLGVRFFTFTGGEPFVYQPLMKIFSHFDDCYFMVFTNGTMLTESRVKKLAELGNVAVTISVEGFKDMTDWRRGEGTWDKIITAYERLERFGIMCGASIMATSQNHEQICGNVFWDFIIDTLGVKYAWIFQYMPMGRDATMDLVPDARQRYERFHFLEALRKSGRLGFLADFWNHGFLVNGCMSGGANYLHINAKGGAEPCVFQPYATDNVREKRIIDILKSPFFEGYKQQIPFNNNLMRPCPIIDNPSKFREHIEKHHAVPQHDGSDSYFTLAAELDKLAENWKKYAIKIWDEEGYGQAYHAEPSLYAASGIKK, from the coding sequence ATGGCTTCGCACTGGTTGGTGACGTTGTCGTTGACGAGCCGCTTTGTATGGAAACGACTTCTGGATAACAAAATGAAATTCAATGCGTTAACAAAAAGGGCTCTACCGATTGCTCTGGATACCATCCTCAGCCATGTCGATGAGTCAGGCCTGGAGAAAATATTTCGCTTAGGTGCCCGGATGACCGAAGATAGTAAGGCCGAACTGATTCAGTTAGCCAATATGTGCCGGGATCGCGACCCTATGGTAAAAGGCTGGATGGGCATTTTACGCTCCCTCAACCCAAGAGCCAGAAAGAAACTCATTACCAATCTGATCTTCAACCACGTTGTTTCCGGCGCGGAGTTGCGAGACATGGCGGGCGAAAAATACTCTACCCACATTCCCTTTCTGGTGCTCATCTCCCCCACCTATGAATGCAACCTCGAATGCAAAGGGTGCTATTCCGCGCTGTACGGAAATCGGTTCCACTACACCGAAGAGGAAATATTCGATCTTATTCAACAGTTTTACGATTTGGGCGTACGCTTTTTTACGTTTACCGGTGGTGAACCCTTTGTCTATCAGCCACTGATGAAGATCTTTTCCCACTTCGACGACTGCTACTTTATGGTCTTTACCAACGGAACCATGTTGACAGAGAGTCGGGTTAAGAAACTGGCAGAGCTAGGGAATGTCGCCGTGACGATTTCAGTTGAGGGATTTAAAGATATGACTGACTGGCGTCGGGGGGAAGGGACCTGGGACAAAATTATTACCGCTTACGAACGGCTTGAGCGCTTCGGGATCATGTGCGGCGCCTCTATTATGGCGACCTCCCAAAACCACGAGCAGATCTGTGGAAATGTCTTCTGGGACTTTATCATCGACACGCTCGGGGTTAAATATGCCTGGATTTTCCAGTATATGCCTATGGGTCGTGATGCTACGATGGACCTGGTTCCTGACGCCAGGCAGCGCTATGAGCGTTTTCATTTCCTCGAAGCGTTACGCAAATCGGGCCGCCTGGGGTTCCTGGCTGACTTCTGGAATCACGGTTTTCTGGTTAACGGCTGCATGTCAGGTGGGGCCAACTACCTGCACATCAATGCTAAAGGAGGTGCTGAGCCCTGTGTCTTCCAGCCGTACGCCACTGATAATGTGCGTGAAAAACGGATTATTGATATCCTGAAAAGTCCCTTTTTTGAGGGCTATAAGCAACAAATTCCCTTCAATAACAACCTGATGCGTCCGTGCCCCATTATTGATAACCCCTCCAAATTTCGCGAGCATATCGAAAAACACCATGCCGTCCCCCAGCATGATGGCTCTGACAGTTACTTTACCCTCGCCGCAGAACTGGATAAGCTGGCGGAAAACTGGAAGAAATATGCGATAAAAATATGGGATGAAGAGGGTTACGGCCAGGCGTATCATGCCGAACCCAGTCTTTATGCTGCTTCCGGAATAAAAAAATAG
- a CDS encoding LysR family transcriptional regulator: MKFLVIIRTFVCVVQLKGFSPAARELNIETSTVSRHVALLEQDLRVSLFNRSTHGLSLTEAGKLFYPRAVALLEQWEEARSLTSGLNERPAGLLRISMPPSFGRMHIMPHVNAFLQGNPDISLEILFSDELVDLIESSIDLSIRIGPLPDSTMHARRVASHHRYACAAPAWIAGRGAEVTMDCTGTNAPELLMLSHINRSCWYARRENTGDAWRRVPANFRFSCNDDEALYQACLQGGGIAILPDWLITGDLRENRLMRLFSDWEFSLYRDETAIQFVYPRKKIVASKVRSFIDFYITRIGCLNETI, translated from the coding sequence ATGAAGTTTCTCGTAATTATCAGAACATTCGTATGTGTGGTGCAGCTTAAGGGCTTTAGTCCAGCGGCAAGGGAATTGAATATTGAAACTTCGACGGTATCGCGCCATGTGGCTTTGCTTGAGCAAGATTTGCGTGTGTCGCTGTTTAACCGCTCGACACATGGGCTGTCACTCACCGAGGCCGGTAAGCTGTTTTACCCCCGGGCGGTGGCGTTGTTGGAGCAGTGGGAAGAAGCGCGCAGCCTGACATCCGGGCTCAATGAGCGGCCTGCCGGATTACTGAGGATCAGTATGCCGCCATCCTTCGGCAGGATGCATATAATGCCCCACGTTAATGCATTTCTTCAGGGTAATCCTGATATCTCACTGGAGATCCTGTTCAGTGATGAGCTGGTGGATTTGATTGAATCCAGTATCGACCTGAGTATCCGCATTGGCCCCTTACCTGACTCCACCATGCATGCGCGGAGAGTCGCTTCTCATCATCGTTATGCCTGCGCCGCACCCGCCTGGATTGCAGGTAGAGGCGCTGAGGTAACAATGGATTGTACCGGTACCAATGCGCCGGAACTGCTGATGCTAAGCCATATCAACAGAAGCTGCTGGTATGCGCGCAGGGAAAATACCGGCGATGCCTGGAGGCGTGTGCCTGCAAACTTTCGATTTAGCTGCAATGATGATGAGGCCCTTTATCAGGCCTGTCTGCAGGGGGGCGGGATAGCGATTCTCCCCGATTGGCTTATTACCGGGGATTTACGTGAAAATCGACTGATGCGTCTTTTCTCTGACTGGGAGTTCAGCCTTTATCGCGATGAAACCGCCATCCAGTTCGTGTATCCCAGGAAAAAGATTGTTGCCAGTAAAGTCCGTTCATTTATCGATTTTTATATAACCAGAATTGGATGCCTTAACGAGACAATTTAA
- a CDS encoding TetR/AcrR family transcriptional regulator translates to MSECDNRSQIPAKLLACAKTEFFANGYASANVGNIATACGMSKKTIYKYVASKEELFFVVVAEALSHPRASLDKISPHQEHVVRLEAYLEAFSTLALSIDGVTSYRLIMSEGIRFPTLARTYVNTVRDLGIRPLVDELVLYCESRQIKLENPMNAAEMLVSMVIAEPLRDATLGLIPLPDKSEIRQRVVESMKIFLHGI, encoded by the coding sequence ATGTCAGAATGTGATAACAGATCGCAAATTCCCGCCAAACTGCTGGCATGCGCGAAAACAGAATTTTTTGCTAATGGCTATGCCAGCGCCAACGTTGGCAATATCGCCACGGCCTGCGGAATGTCTAAAAAGACGATTTACAAATATGTCGCATCCAAAGAAGAGTTGTTCTTCGTCGTTGTCGCCGAGGCCCTGAGCCATCCCAGGGCCAGTCTGGATAAAATCTCGCCTCACCAAGAGCATGTCGTGCGTCTGGAGGCCTACCTGGAAGCATTCTCCACGCTGGCATTATCCATTGACGGTGTCACCTCTTACCGGCTTATCATGAGCGAAGGGATACGGTTCCCAACGCTGGCACGCACTTATGTCAATACGGTGCGTGATCTCGGGATCAGGCCGCTGGTGGACGAACTTGTTCTCTATTGTGAAAGCAGACAAATCAAGCTTGAAAACCCGATGAACGCGGCGGAAATGCTGGTTAGCATGGTTATTGCCGAACCGCTGCGGGACGCAACGCTCGGCTTAATTCCATTGCCGGATAAGTCCGAGATTCGACAGCGCGTAGTAGAAAGCATGAAAATATTTCTGCATGGTATTTAA
- a CDS encoding efflux RND transporter periplasmic adaptor subunit produces the protein MARLKNTTELNTCDAAQADLAAARAVLTQAQTNERRLAVLAKERAVSYMDYEDVERQMKTAREQVRAAGVPLGSAEAQLGYTVLRATADSVVVAKHAEVGEVVATGSPVITLAQHGGLDAYFDAPARLP, from the coding sequence GTGGCCCGCCTGAAGAATACCACCGAGTTGAATACCTGCGATGCTGCGCAGGCTGACCTGGCAGCGGCACGTGCCGTGCTGACCCAGGCTCAGACCAATGAGCGGCGTCTGGCGGTACTGGCGAAAGAGCGGGCTGTGTCGTATATGGACTATGAAGATGTTGAGCGACAGATGAAAACAGCGCGTGAGCAAGTGCGCGCCGCCGGGGTCCCGCTTGGTTCCGCCGAGGCACAGTTGGGTTACACGGTGCTGCGTGCAACGGCCGACAGCGTGGTGGTAGCGAAACATGCGGAAGTGGGCGAAGTAGTGGCGACCGGCAGCCCGGTGATCACGCTGGCGCAGCACGGCGGTCTCGATGCGTATTTTGACGCTCCGGCGCGACTTCCGTGA
- the ychF gene encoding redox-regulated ATPase YchF — protein sequence MGFKCGIVGLPNVGKSTLFNALTKAGIEAANFPFCTIEPNTGVVPMPDPRLDKLAEIVKPQRILPTTMEFVDIAGLVKGASKGEGLGNQFLTNIRETEAIGHVVRCFENDNIIHVNNKVDPADDIDVINTELALSDLDTCERAIHRVQKKAKGGDKDAKAELAALEKCLPQLENAGMLRALKNLTEEDRAAIKYLSFLTLKPTMYIANVNEDGFENNPYLDKVREIAAAEGSVVVAVCAAVESDIAELDDADRDEFMAELGLEEPGLNRVIRAGYELLNLQTYFTAGVKEVRAWTIPVGATAPQAAGKIHTDFEKGFIRAQTIAYEDFITYKGEQGAKEAGKMRAEGKDYIVKDGDIMNFLFNV from the coding sequence ATGGGATTCAAATGCGGTATCGTCGGTTTGCCCAACGTCGGCAAATCCACCCTGTTCAATGCGCTCACCAAAGCGGGTATTGAAGCGGCCAACTTCCCCTTCTGTACCATTGAGCCGAACACCGGTGTCGTGCCGATGCCCGATCCGCGTCTGGACAAGCTGGCTGAAATCGTCAAACCACAGCGCATTCTGCCGACCACCATGGAATTCGTCGACATCGCGGGCCTGGTGAAAGGCGCATCCAAAGGCGAAGGTCTGGGTAACCAGTTCCTGACCAACATCCGTGAAACCGAAGCTATCGGTCACGTGGTGCGCTGCTTCGAGAACGACAACATCATCCACGTGAATAACAAAGTGGATCCGGCAGACGACATCGATGTGATCAACACCGAGCTGGCGCTTTCCGACCTCGATACCTGCGAACGCGCGATTCACCGCGTACAGAAGAAAGCGAAAGGCGGCGATAAAGACGCTAAAGCTGAGCTGGCGGCGCTGGAAAAATGCCTGCCGCAGCTGGAAAACGCCGGCATGCTGCGCGCGCTGAAAAACCTGACCGAAGAAGACCGGGCCGCCATCAAATACCTGAGCTTCCTGACGCTGAAGCCGACCATGTACATCGCTAACGTCAACGAAGACGGTTTTGAGAACAACCCGTACCTCGATAAAGTTCGCGAGATCGCCGCTGCTGAAGGTTCCGTGGTGGTCGCCGTGTGCGCCGCTGTCGAATCTGATATTGCTGAACTGGACGATGCCGACCGTGATGAGTTCATGGCCGAACTGGGTCTCGAAGAGCCGGGCCTGAACCGCGTGATCCGCGCCGGTTATGAGCTGCTGAACCTGCAGACCTACTTTACCGCTGGCGTCAAAGAAGTTCGCGCGTGGACCATCCCTGTTGGCGCTACCGCTCCGCAGGCGGCAGGCAAAATTCACACCGACTTCGAAAAAGGCTTTATCCGCGCACAGACCATCGCCTATGAAGACTTTATCACTTACAAAGGCGAGCAAGGGGCGAAAGAAGCCGGCAAGATGCGCGCCGAAGGGAAAGACTATATCGTTAAAGATGGCGATATCATGAACTTCCTGTTTAACGTCTAA
- the pth gene encoding aminoacyl-tRNA hydrolase — protein MTIKLIVGLANPGAEYAATRHNAGAWYVDLLAERHRAPLREESKFFGYTSRINLAGEDVRLLVPTTFMNLSGKAVAAIATFYRINPDEILVAHDELDLPPGVAKFKLGGGHGGHNGLKDIISKLGNNPNFHRLRVGIGHPGDKNKVVGFVLGKPPASEQKLIDEAVDEAARCTEVWLKDGLTKATNRLHAFKAQ, from the coding sequence GTGACGATAAAACTGATTGTCGGCCTGGCGAACCCCGGCGCTGAATACGCGGCGACCCGGCACAACGCTGGCGCCTGGTACGTAGATTTACTGGCAGAGCGCCATCGCGCCCCGCTGCGCGAAGAGAGCAAATTCTTCGGTTACACCTCGCGGATTAACCTTGCCGGCGAAGATGTCCGCCTGTTGGTCCCGACCACCTTTATGAATCTCAGCGGCAAAGCCGTGGCGGCAATCGCCACCTTCTACCGCATTAACCCGGATGAGATTCTGGTGGCGCACGATGAGCTGGATCTGCCGCCCGGGGTGGCAAAATTCAAGCTCGGCGGCGGCCACGGCGGCCACAATGGCCTGAAAGATATCATCAGTAAGCTGGGCAATAACCCCAACTTTCATCGCTTACGTGTCGGAATCGGCCATCCGGGCGATAAAAATAAAGTTGTCGGCTTTGTGCTGGGTAAACCACCGGCGAGCGAACAGAAACTGATTGATGAAGCGGTTGACGAAGCGGCGCGTTGTACCGAGGTGTGGCTGAAAGACGGTCTCACCAAAGCGACCAACCGTTTACACGCTTTTAAAGCGCAATAA
- the ychH gene encoding stress-induced protein YchH, producing MKRRNASLLGNVLMGLGLVVMVVGVGYSILNQLPQIDLPQFFAHGAILSIFVGAVLWLAGARVGGHEQVCDKYWWVRHYDKRGRRDQHRHS from the coding sequence ATGAAACGCAGAAATGCTTCGTTACTCGGTAATGTACTGATGGGTTTAGGATTGGTCGTCATGGTTGTTGGCGTGGGTTATTCTATTTTAAACCAGCTTCCGCAGATTGACCTGCCTCAGTTCTTCGCTCATGGCGCGATATTAAGTATTTTTGTCGGCGCCGTTCTCTGGCTTGCCGGGGCGCGCGTTGGCGGACATGAACAGGTCTGCGACAAATACTGGTGGGTCCGCCATTACGATAAACGCGGCCGCCGCGATCAGCACCGGCACAGCTAA